A window of the Streptomyces sp. NBC_01351 genome harbors these coding sequences:
- a CDS encoding aminoglycoside phosphotransferase family protein: protein MDSFEIDENLVRSLVREQHPDLAGLDLREVVGGWDNQLWRLGDELAVRMPRTGRAPSLLRNEHRWLPALARRLPLPVPTPMRIGEPSARFPRPWTIATWVPGEPADRAPISHDSAADTLAGFLKALHVKAPADAPVSQDRGVPLKTLSDGFEKGLKEVASGGDAAALRNVRDVWDEAVAAPDWEGPPVWLHGDLHPANVVVSGGTLSGVIDFGDMCAGDPAVDLAAAWVLLPTGASARFFDAYAHADEAMIRRARGLAAAKSLFLILMGRAGERGLPGGKPTWGPAGRASLDRVLEAI from the coding sequence ATGGACAGCTTCGAGATCGATGAGAACTTGGTGCGCTCTCTGGTGCGTGAGCAGCATCCGGACCTTGCAGGACTGGACCTGCGTGAGGTGGTCGGCGGTTGGGACAACCAACTGTGGCGTCTCGGAGACGAGTTGGCCGTGCGCATGCCACGCACGGGGCGTGCGCCGTCCCTCCTGCGCAACGAGCACCGGTGGCTGCCCGCCCTGGCCCGGCGTCTACCACTTCCGGTCCCGACCCCCATGCGGATCGGTGAACCGTCCGCACGCTTCCCGCGGCCATGGACCATCGCGACATGGGTTCCCGGCGAACCAGCCGACCGCGCCCCCATCAGCCACGACAGCGCGGCCGACACTTTGGCGGGCTTCCTCAAAGCGCTCCATGTGAAGGCGCCCGCAGATGCACCGGTCAGTCAGGATCGCGGCGTTCCCCTCAAAACGCTCTCGGACGGTTTCGAAAAGGGACTCAAAGAAGTCGCCTCTGGAGGCGATGCCGCTGCCCTCCGGAATGTCCGGGACGTCTGGGACGAGGCCGTTGCGGCGCCCGATTGGGAGGGCCCGCCTGTATGGCTGCACGGCGACCTTCATCCAGCGAATGTCGTCGTCTCGGGCGGGACGCTCTCGGGCGTGATCGATTTCGGTGACATGTGCGCCGGCGATCCGGCGGTCGATCTCGCGGCTGCCTGGGTGCTCCTTCCCACGGGGGCGTCTGCACGGTTCTTCGACGCGTACGCACACGCGGACGAGGCGATGATCCGGCGCGCACGAGGGTTGGCTGCCGCGAAGAGCCTTTTCCTCATCCTCATGGGCCGAGCCGGGGAGCGGGGCCTGCCAGGCGGCAAGCCGACATGGGGACCCGCGGGCCGGGCGTCGCTTGACCGTGTCCTGGAAGCAATCTAG
- a CDS encoding sulfite exporter TauE/SafE family protein has product MEWTIWAGFAAGLLISTVTAPVGVSGAVFLLPVQLSVLGVPSPAVTPTNLLFNVVAGPGALWRYRRDGALRGGLARRLAAWTLPGVIAGAAIRVFALPGPAVFRILVAAFLLPLGAWLCLCTLRPARRRPDLVEPSAPALAALALTVGVVGGIYGIGGGSLLGPVLAARGMPMARIAPATLAATFTTSVAGATTYALLALASPGPVAPDWWLGLACGLGGLIGGYLGARLQPHLPETALRLLLGALAGALGAVYAVQALA; this is encoded by the coding sequence GTGGAGTGGACGATCTGGGCCGGGTTCGCGGCCGGCCTGCTGATCTCGACGGTGACCGCTCCGGTCGGCGTGTCCGGGGCGGTCTTCCTCCTGCCGGTCCAGCTCAGCGTCCTCGGCGTGCCGAGCCCCGCGGTCACCCCGACGAACCTGCTGTTCAATGTGGTGGCCGGGCCCGGCGCACTGTGGCGCTACCGCCGCGACGGCGCTCTGCGCGGCGGACTGGCCCGGCGCCTCGCCGCCTGGACACTGCCCGGCGTCATCGCAGGCGCCGCCATCCGCGTCTTCGCCCTCCCCGGCCCGGCCGTCTTCCGTATCCTGGTCGCCGCCTTCCTCCTCCCGCTCGGCGCGTGGCTGTGCCTGTGTACCCTGCGCCCTGCCCGGCGGCGGCCGGACTTGGTCGAGCCGTCGGCGCCCGCGCTCGCCGCCCTGGCCCTCACGGTCGGGGTGGTGGGTGGGATCTACGGGATTGGCGGTGGTTCCCTGCTCGGGCCCGTCCTCGCTGCCCGCGGCATGCCCATGGCCCGCATCGCGCCGGCCACCCTCGCCGCGACCTTCACCACCTCCGTCGCCGGGGCCACCACGTACGCGCTGCTGGCCCTGGCAAGCCCCGGGCCCGTCGCGCCCGACTGGTGGCTGGGCCTGGCCTGCGGCCTGGGCGGGCTGATCGGCGGCTACCTCGGCGCACGTCTCCAACCGCACCTGCCCGAGACCGCGCTCCGGCTCCTGCTTGGCGCCCTCGCGGGCGCCCTGGGGGCGGTGTATGCCGTCCAGGCCCTGGCCTGA
- a CDS encoding helix-turn-helix domain-containing protein, with amino-acid sequence MDIGELIRELRTAHGWSQVRLADEINRAEGTTLTREYVARWERGKCAPRGFYLAALSRRLDVPLSVLEDPMLRPGGRRDREFLTDVAGSAIAPVVASDLLAGGPSVEAWEDKLTAYGTDYMSMGAADIQRRVAGELIVIQQQPVT; translated from the coding sequence ATGGACATCGGGGAGTTGATCCGGGAGCTGCGCACCGCGCACGGTTGGTCCCAGGTCCGCCTGGCCGACGAGATCAACCGAGCCGAGGGGACGACTCTGACCCGGGAGTACGTCGCCCGGTGGGAGCGCGGGAAATGCGCCCCGCGCGGGTTCTACCTCGCGGCGCTGTCCCGTCGCCTCGATGTGCCGCTGTCCGTGCTGGAGGACCCCATGCTGCGACCCGGCGGCCGCCGCGATCGCGAGTTTCTGACCGATGTGGCCGGCTCGGCCATAGCCCCCGTGGTCGCCTCCGACCTCCTCGCGGGCGGGCCTTCCGTGGAGGCGTGGGAGGACAAGCTCACCGCGTACGGCACCGACTACATGTCCATGGGCGCAGCCGACATCCAGCGCCGCGTCGCCGGGGAACTGATCGTCATCCAGCAGCAACCAGTGACCTGA
- a CDS encoding MarR family winged helix-turn-helix transcriptional regulator → MNDAVDGVIERWAAIRPDLDTAPVGVVLRIFRASRLLEQGIKGYFEANGLEPWEYDVLATLLRAGDSAALRMSDLAGAAMISPGALTNRIDRLVAKGLVTRATDPDNRRLVRTTLTDEGRRLADGLIEGHIANELELVRALTPDERTQLARLMRKLLLSLEDSP, encoded by the coding sequence ATGAACGACGCCGTGGACGGAGTCATCGAGCGGTGGGCGGCCATCCGCCCCGACCTGGACACGGCACCTGTGGGGGTGGTGCTCCGGATCTTCCGCGCCTCCCGGCTCCTGGAACAGGGCATCAAGGGCTACTTCGAGGCCAACGGCCTGGAGCCCTGGGAATACGACGTGCTCGCCACCCTGCTGCGCGCCGGCGACAGTGCGGCGCTGCGGATGAGCGACCTCGCCGGCGCCGCGATGATCAGCCCCGGCGCTCTGACCAACCGCATCGACCGGCTCGTAGCCAAGGGACTCGTCACCCGGGCCACCGACCCCGACAACCGCCGCCTGGTGCGCACCACCCTCACCGACGAAGGCCGCCGCCTCGCCGACGGCCTCATCGAAGGCCACATCGCCAACGAACTTGAGCTCGTCCGGGCCCTCACCCCGGACGAACGCACGCAACTCGCCCGCCTCATGCGCAAGCTACTGCTTTCCCTTGAGGACTCCCCCTGA